In Solanum stenotomum isolate F172 chromosome 6, ASM1918654v1, whole genome shotgun sequence, one DNA window encodes the following:
- the LOC125868503 gene encoding uncharacterized protein LOC125868503, whose amino-acid sequence MIVVNISDIEIKYIVSDRCPPVSIHIDVGVWIFLDQKKTNVDFFTKYPSCITLKNIALDNHNSVVVVDRRHSDVIRTLNNFDLYSNNSIRLIGVNLDGVVDENTDEGNGVISDLSNLFIAENQIYKNKGTLMEMMRHYEVVEKFIFLISRSSSSCYYLKCPSDNCSWMMNSSCLIQSGLFKIRKYCAEHTCSVRDRVYAKRQGINGVVTILIMDKFIDRSIVYIPKDIAEEMLKVHDVALTYMQAWRAKEKAIKLVRGDPA is encoded by the exons ATGATAGTTGTTAATATTAGTgatatagagataaaatatatagttagtgATCGATGTCCACCTGTTAGTATCCACATTGATGTTGGTGTGTGGATTTTTTTAGATCAAAAGAAAACTAATGTAGATTTCTTTACGAAATATCCATCGTGCATAACTTTGAAGAATATAGCATTGGATAATCATAATTCTGTAGTTGTTGTGGATAGGAGACATTCTGATGTTATTAGAACACTAAATAACTTTGATTTATACTCCAACAACTCCATCCGCTTGATAGGAGTGAATTTAGATGGAGTTGTTGATGAAAATACTGATGAAGGAAATGGAGTAATCAGTGACCTTTCTAATTTGTTTATAGCTGAAAATCAGATTTACAAGAATAAAGGAACACTTATGGAGATGATGCGACATTATGAAGTTGTCgaaaaatttatatttcttaTATCTCGTTCTAGTTCATCTtg tTACTACCTGAAGTGTCCTTCTGATAATTGTTCCTGGATGATGAATTCATCATGTTTGATTCAATCGGGGCTATTCAAAATCAGAAAGTACTGTGCAGAACACACTTGTTCCGTTAGAGATAGAGTGTATGCAAAGCGTCAGGGAATAAATGGTGTTGTAACTATTTTAATAATGGATAAATTTATTGATCGATCAATTGTATACATTCCAAAAGATATAGCGGAAGAAATGTTGAAAGTGCATGATGTTGCGCTGACATACATGCAGGCCTGGAGAGCTAAAGAAAAGGCAATAAAATTGGTGCGTGGAGATCCAGCCTAG